Part of the Chromatiales bacterium genome is shown below.
GCATGACATTTTTTCGGATTTTACAATAGGGCTAGAAGAGATTTTACGTGAGGGAGCAAGGAAATTGCTTCAACAAGCAATTGAGGCTGAAGTACAGGAGCAGCTTGAACTCCATAAGAATCATAGAGATGAAAGTGGCAGGAGGATAGTGAAAAGGAATGGTTACCTTCCTCAAAGGCAAATCCAAACAGGTCTTGGAGTAGTGAGAATTCAGCAACCACGACTCAGAGGGATACCATTTTCAAGTGCGATTCTGCCTCGATACATGAGAAGAGTACCAAGCCTGGAGGCATTAATCCCTGCTCTCTATCTTAAGGGGGTGTCAACAGGAGATATGCAAGAGGCACTGGAGGCAATTTTAGGAGAAAACGTGGAGGGACTTTCAGCCACGAATATAGTAAGGCTAAAAAAGATCTGGGAGGAGGAATACCTAGTTTGGAATAAAAGGGATATTTCATTGAAGAGTTATGTTTATATATGGGCAGATGGGATCTATTTTAATGTCCGTCTTTCTGAAGAGAGGCCATGTTTATTAGTAATAATGGGAGCCACAGAGGATGGAACAAAGGAGCTAATAGCGATTCATGATGGGATTCGTGAGAGCAAACTATCTTGGAAAGAAGTGTTGCAAGATCTTAAATCAAGGGGACTTGCCCAGAGCCCACATCTTGCAGTAGGAGATGGTGCTTTGG
Proteins encoded:
- a CDS encoding IS256 family transposase codes for the protein MFSDFTIGLEEILREGARKLLQQAIEAEVQEQLELHKNHRDESGRRIVKRNGYLPQRQIQTGLGVVRIQQPRLRGIPFSSAILPRYMRRVPSLEALIPALYLKGVSTGDMQEALEAILGENVEGLSATNIVRLKKIWEEEYLVWNKRDISLKSYVYIWADGIYFNVRLSEERPCLLVIMGATEDGTKELIAIHDGIRESKLSWKEVLQDLKSRGLAQSPHLAVGDGALGFWAALEEEFPSCRHQRCWVHKTANVLDKMSKAVQSYAKRLIHEMYMSPTKKDGLKAFDQFIALYEAKYPKACECLRKDKEKLFTFYDFPAMHWQHIRTTNPIESTFATIRHRSAQTKGCGSRQATLSMVYSLATSAEKHWRKLKGHQLIAKVVQGVKFKDGEEVEKA